One part of the Cyclobacteriaceae bacterium genome encodes these proteins:
- a CDS encoding very short patch repair endonuclease → MQARPKRYAEEPIKVPRFEEAAGFYTTKARSKLMSNIGGKDTKPELIFRRALWNAGVRYRVHCKSLPGKPDISNKALRFVVFIDGEFWHGHDWVQKKKKLKSNTGFWVPKIERNIQRDKQINKELESMGFKVFRFWDAQVKKELGACLKQVLNFLSDDMNSK, encoded by the coding sequence ATGCAGGCAAGACCAAAAAGATATGCAGAGGAGCCCATTAAAGTACCTCGGTTTGAAGAGGCTGCAGGGTTTTATACTACTAAGGCCCGCAGCAAACTCATGTCAAACATTGGGGGCAAAGACACAAAACCTGAATTGATCTTCAGAAGGGCACTTTGGAATGCTGGCGTTCGCTACAGGGTACATTGTAAATCCTTACCTGGCAAGCCTGATATCTCAAACAAAGCACTAAGGTTTGTAGTGTTTATTGATGGTGAGTTTTGGCACGGTCATGACTGGGTACAAAAAAAGAAAAAGCTAAAATCCAATACAGGATTTTGGGTACCAAAAATTGAAAGGAATATCCAACGTGATAAACAGATTAACAAAGAACTTGAGTCTATGGGCTTTAAGGTTTTTCGGTTTTGGGATGCACAGGTGAAGAAAGAATTAGGCGCTTGCCTAAAACAAGTATTGAACTTTCTCAGCGATGATATGAATTCGAAATAA
- a CDS encoding lipoprotein signal peptidase, producing the protein MDSLRYFLLAFMIVVIDQTSKMLVFNNMHLHEEINVIGEWFRIHYLLNPGMAFGIKWENEFGKLALTIFRIGAMFGISWYLWKMAERNMHSGFLWCMGLILGGAVGNVIDSTFYGVLLNNAPADAPTPWFHGQVIDMLYFPIFDFVWPEWVPFVGGRYFEFFSPVFNIADSSIFLGVVTILIMQKRFFKEKHHEQPIENITIDQPVEKASEESSSI; encoded by the coding sequence ATGGATTCCTTGCGCTACTTCCTTCTTGCCTTCATGATTGTGGTTATTGATCAAACCTCAAAAATGCTTGTGTTCAATAACATGCACCTCCACGAAGAGATTAATGTTATCGGTGAATGGTTCCGGATTCACTACCTGCTTAACCCCGGTATGGCCTTTGGTATTAAATGGGAAAATGAATTTGGCAAGTTGGCCTTAACCATCTTTCGCATCGGGGCCATGTTCGGTATTTCATGGTACTTATGGAAGATGGCCGAACGCAACATGCACAGCGGATTTCTATGGTGCATGGGATTAATATTAGGGGGCGCAGTAGGCAACGTTATTGACAGCACCTTTTACGGTGTACTGCTGAACAATGCCCCTGCCGATGCACCCACGCCCTGGTTTCACGGCCAGGTAATTGACATGCTCTACTTCCCGATTTTTGATTTTGTGTGGCCGGAGTGGGTTCCCTTTGTAGGCGGTCGCTATTTCGAGTTTTTCAGTCCCGTGTTTAACATAGCCGACTCCTCTATCTTTTTAGGTGTGGTTACGATACTGATTATGCAGAAGCGATTTTTTAAAGAAAAACATCACGAGCAACCCATTGAGAATATTACAATTGACCAGCCTGTAGAGAAAGCCTCAGAAGAAAGTTCTTCTATTTGA
- the ileS gene encoding isoleucine--tRNA ligase: protein MNEKYKEPTGLNYAQLATDILDFWKKEKIFEKSVTNREGAPTFTFYEGPPSANGTPGIHHVMARTVKDIFCRFKTLQGYQVKRKGGWDTHGLPVELQVEKQLGITKDDIGKSISIEEYNRKCRETVMMYKDQWDDLTMKMGYWVDLEDPYITYDSKYIETLWWILKQFYDKGLLYKGYTIQPYSPAAGTGLSSHELNLPGCYKDVKDTSIVAQFKVTRNEKSDFLFNGTQGEVYILAWTTTPWTLPSNTALAVGEKITYVQINTFNPYTFKPVSVVLAKDLVGKYFSEKNKDLKLADYKPGDKAIPFEVVQEFTGKKLVGIRYEQLMPYIQPLYDVDKAFQVVAGDFVTTEDGTGVVHTSPTFGADDFRVAKQHGIPPLTIKDEADNELPTVDRKGKFVKEIGTKLKDGVEQYKIKTHKSLTENDFFVKNYTDEDETHADYKSTDVIISIILKEENKAFKVEKYEHTYPHCWRTDKPILYYPLDSWFIKTTALKDRMVELNKTINWKPESTGTGRFGNWLENLVDWNLSRSRYWGTPLPIWRTKDGKEEICIGSIEHLNHEVAKAEKAGIQNSKFKIQSFDLHRPYVDEITLVSDTGQPMYREPDLIDVWFDSGAMPYAQWHYPFENKEIFEQSYPADFIAEGVDQTRGWFFTLHAIAVMLFDRVAFKNVISNGLVLDKSGNKMSKSKGNVVNPFETLSKYGPDVVRWYMIENAPPWDNLKFDFDGIIETQRRFFGTLINTYSFFALYANIDGFVKDELNNVPFERLAPLDQWILTKEQNLIEEVTEAYNDYEPTKAARAIQDFVNDHLSNWYVRLNRKRFWQPSATETATKAEANAHLSEDKRAAYETLYECLMVTAQLMSPIAPFFSEWLYKSLTDNIRQRAIAFNTPLKAESIHHTTLVKPAPSRRNDELEKSMDYAQQICSLVHSIRKNSKIKVRTPLQKVLLPVLDEKFAQRVKTVEAIIKSEVNVKEIQYIDDTSGLLVKKVKPNFAKLGKQYGPKMKEVSAVINSFTKEEINTIEKTGLLNKGGFDLVLDDVLISSEDIPGWSVASAGGITVALDVTLTDELKREGIARDFVNRIQNLRKDMGLEVLDKISIEVERNGEVMTSAISEFKQYISTETQAVSLEIKDNVANAAEVDMDESILKVLIRVIK from the coding sequence ATGAACGAAAAGTATAAAGAACCCACCGGATTAAACTACGCCCAGCTGGCAACCGACATTCTCGATTTCTGGAAAAAGGAAAAGATTTTTGAAAAATCGGTTACAAACCGGGAAGGAGCGCCCACCTTTACCTTTTATGAAGGCCCGCCTTCGGCCAATGGAACCCCAGGCATTCACCATGTAATGGCCCGTACGGTAAAAGATATTTTCTGCCGGTTTAAAACCTTGCAAGGCTACCAGGTAAAACGCAAAGGCGGGTGGGATACCCACGGACTGCCTGTTGAGCTGCAGGTTGAAAAGCAACTTGGCATAACGAAGGATGATATCGGAAAAAGTATCTCTATTGAAGAATACAACAGGAAGTGCCGTGAAACGGTAATGATGTACAAAGACCAGTGGGACGACCTGACCATGAAAATGGGTTACTGGGTTGACCTGGAAGATCCGTACATCACCTACGATTCAAAATACATCGAAACGTTGTGGTGGATACTGAAACAATTCTATGATAAAGGATTGCTCTATAAAGGCTATACCATTCAACCCTACTCGCCCGCAGCCGGCACAGGTTTAAGTTCGCATGAATTGAACTTACCGGGCTGCTACAAAGATGTGAAGGATACTTCCATCGTGGCACAGTTCAAGGTAACCCGAAATGAAAAGTCTGATTTTTTGTTTAATGGTACTCAGGGTGAAGTTTACATTCTCGCCTGGACCACCACACCCTGGACCTTACCATCCAACACCGCGCTGGCGGTAGGCGAAAAAATTACGTACGTTCAAATCAACACCTTCAACCCTTACACCTTTAAACCGGTAAGCGTTGTGCTGGCAAAGGACCTTGTTGGAAAATATTTTTCTGAAAAAAATAAAGACCTTAAGCTGGCCGATTACAAGCCTGGCGATAAAGCCATTCCGTTTGAAGTTGTTCAGGAATTTACAGGTAAAAAACTTGTGGGTATTCGCTATGAACAACTCATGCCCTACATCCAACCGCTGTATGATGTTGATAAAGCATTCCAGGTAGTGGCTGGCGATTTTGTAACTACCGAAGACGGTACCGGTGTGGTACATACTTCACCTACTTTTGGTGCCGATGACTTTCGTGTTGCGAAACAACATGGCATCCCACCATTAACCATTAAGGATGAAGCCGACAATGAATTGCCTACGGTTGATCGCAAAGGAAAATTTGTCAAAGAAATTGGAACTAAGTTAAAGGATGGCGTTGAACAGTATAAAATCAAAACGCACAAGTCTTTAACAGAAAATGACTTCTTCGTAAAAAACTATACTGACGAAGATGAGACACACGCTGATTATAAATCTACCGATGTCATCATTTCCATCATTTTAAAAGAAGAAAACAAGGCGTTTAAAGTAGAGAAGTACGAACACACGTACCCACATTGCTGGCGCACCGATAAACCCATTCTGTATTACCCGCTCGACTCGTGGTTCATTAAAACCACCGCGTTGAAAGACCGCATGGTTGAACTCAACAAAACCATCAACTGGAAACCGGAATCAACCGGTACCGGTCGGTTTGGCAATTGGCTGGAAAACCTGGTGGACTGGAACTTATCGCGTTCGCGTTACTGGGGAACACCCCTGCCGATTTGGCGTACAAAAGATGGTAAAGAAGAAATCTGTATCGGCTCAATTGAGCACCTCAATCATGAAGTTGCTAAAGCAGAGAAAGCAGGCATCCAAAATTCAAAATTCAAAATTCAAAGCTTTGACCTACACCGTCCCTATGTCGATGAAATTACTTTAGTCAGTGATACCGGCCAGCCCATGTACCGCGAACCGGATTTAATTGATGTGTGGTTCGATAGCGGTGCCATGCCCTATGCACAGTGGCACTATCCTTTTGAAAACAAAGAAATTTTTGAGCAAAGCTATCCGGCCGATTTTATTGCCGAAGGCGTTGATCAAACCCGTGGCTGGTTCTTTACCCTGCATGCCATTGCGGTGATGTTATTCGACAGGGTTGCGTTTAAAAATGTAATCTCGAATGGTTTGGTGCTGGATAAATCCGGCAACAAAATGTCGAAGAGCAAGGGCAATGTAGTGAACCCGTTTGAAACGCTTTCAAAATACGGACCCGATGTAGTGCGGTGGTACATGATTGAAAATGCCCCGCCCTGGGACAACCTCAAATTTGATTTTGATGGTATTATCGAAACACAACGCAGGTTTTTTGGAACGTTGATAAATACTTACTCATTCTTTGCCTTGTATGCCAATATTGATGGATTTGTAAAGGATGAATTGAACAATGTACCGTTCGAAAGACTAGCACCACTCGATCAATGGATTTTAACCAAAGAACAAAACCTGATTGAAGAAGTAACTGAGGCTTATAACGATTACGAACCTACCAAGGCCGCACGTGCCATTCAGGATTTTGTGAACGATCATTTATCCAACTGGTATGTGCGCCTGAACAGGAAACGTTTCTGGCAACCCTCCGCCACCGAAACGGCTACCAAAGCAGAGGCAAATGCTCACCTATCGGAAGATAAGCGGGCAGCTTACGAAACTTTGTACGAGTGCCTGATGGTTACGGCTCAACTCATGTCGCCCATTGCACCCTTTTTTAGTGAGTGGCTATACAAAAGTTTAACGGATAACATTCGTCAACGGGCAATAGCGTTTAACACTCCACTCAAGGCCGAATCAATACACCACACCACATTGGTAAAGCCTGCGCCAAGCCGGAGGAATGATGAACTTGAGAAGTCGATGGATTATGCCCAACAAATTTGTTCGTTGGTACACTCCATCCGCAAAAACAGCAAGATAAAAGTACGTACCCCATTGCAAAAAGTGTTGCTACCGGTGCTCGATGAAAAATTTGCACAACGTGTAAAAACGGTAGAAGCCATCATCAAATCAGAGGTAAACGTAAAGGAGATTCAATACATCGATGATACATCGGGGCTTTTGGTGAAGAAGGTAAAACCAAATTTTGCCAAACTGGGCAAACAATACGGCCCCAAAATGAAAGAGGTTTCTGCCGTAATAAATTCATTCACCAAAGAAGAGATTAACACCATTGAGAAAACAGGCTTGTTGAATAAAGGTGGTTTTGATTTGGTGCTTGACGATGTGCTGATCAGTTCGGAAGATATTCCGGGCTGGTCGGTGGCCAGCGCGGGGGGCATTACGGTTGCCCTGGATGTAACGTTAACCGATGAGCTGAAGCGCGAAGGCATAGCCCGCGATTTTGTAAATCGCATCCAAAACCTGCGCAAAGATATGGGCCTTGAGGTGTTGGATAAAATCTCCATAGAGGTGGAGCGTAACGGTGAGGTGATGACATCCGCCATTTCGGAATTTAAGCAATATATTAGCACCGAAACACAGGCGGTAAGTCTTGAAATAAAGGACAACGTGGCTAACGCAGCGGAAGTCGATATGGATGAAAGTATACTGAAGGTGTTGATACGGGTAATAAAATAA
- a CDS encoding ABC transporter permease, with protein sequence MLKNYLLVAFRNINRQKFYAFLNVIGLTVGIASCLFITLYVKDEISYDRLHPDADRIYRVNLDAKLAAQEIAVAVSCPPMAAALIQEVPEVESAVRVASNGRVVIKYGEKAFTQDRVFAADTNFFTFFNFPLVEGNPKNALKERNTVVLTESTARKFFGSENALGKLLAVGNDTTTYVVTGVAKDLPGNVHFKFDVILTGESSTAFRDPIWMNNYLATYLKIHKGSSQQTVKSKIDDLTIKYIGPEVERFMGMSLDQFKQQGSRFGYTLIPLTDIHLHSNYQAEIEPQGDIQYVYLFSVIAVFILIIACINFMNLATARSAGRAKEVGLRKTLGSLSRHLVAQFLAESFVFSCLAAVLALGIVYTMLPFFNTLAGKELVFESLLSSNLLILLLGIVVLVGLMAGSYPAFYLTSFKVTEVLKGKVREGMKGGAVRSGLVVFQFAVSIFLIIATAVIFQQMQYVQNKNLGLNRDNVLVLTNTQNLRSVAEPLKQAILAQSGVVAASYTNSVPALNTEGASPFRIEGSEEDHLVVRYFADYDQLETMGYTLKEGRFFSRDFPADSTAIVINEALMNELSWKEAVGKELFGFNGGGRIPYKIVGVVNDFHFESLRNNVRPTAMFLNTDAASFLTIRFVNNPRETVSTIENLWRQYAGNEPFEYSFLDQDFDALFRSEQRLGNLFTTFTVLAIFIASLGLIGLAAFTAEKRTKELGIRKVLGASEISLVNLLSKEFTKLVVIALVLSIFPAWYFTSQWLQGFAFRISLSIWVFVGAGAVALVVALLCVVFQALRTARINPAKSLRYE encoded by the coding sequence ATGCTAAAAAATTACCTTCTGGTTGCGTTCCGCAACATTAACAGGCAGAAATTTTATGCGTTTTTAAATGTGATAGGGCTTACGGTGGGTATAGCTTCCTGTCTTTTTATTACCCTTTACGTAAAAGATGAAATAAGCTACGACCGGTTGCACCCGGATGCTGACCGTATTTACAGGGTAAACTTGGATGCCAAATTAGCAGCCCAGGAAATTGCCGTTGCCGTTTCATGCCCGCCTATGGCTGCTGCACTTATTCAGGAAGTACCCGAAGTAGAGAGTGCCGTGCGGGTGGCATCCAATGGAAGGGTAGTGATTAAATACGGTGAAAAAGCTTTTACTCAGGATCGTGTTTTTGCTGCGGATACAAACTTTTTTACATTTTTCAATTTTCCATTAGTAGAAGGCAACCCAAAAAATGCGTTGAAAGAACGCAACACCGTTGTCCTTACAGAGAGCACTGCCCGAAAGTTTTTTGGTTCAGAGAATGCTTTGGGCAAATTGCTGGCAGTGGGTAATGATACCACAACCTATGTAGTAACCGGTGTAGCGAAAGATCTTCCCGGCAATGTTCATTTTAAATTTGATGTAATCCTTACCGGTGAATCTTCCACGGCATTTCGTGATCCGATTTGGATGAACAACTACCTCGCTACTTATCTTAAAATTCACAAGGGTTCATCACAGCAAACTGTAAAATCGAAGATTGATGATCTGACCATAAAATATATCGGCCCGGAAGTAGAGCGTTTTATGGGCATGTCGCTCGACCAGTTTAAACAGCAAGGTAGCCGATTTGGGTACACACTCATTCCTTTAACGGATATCCACCTTCATTCAAACTACCAGGCCGAAATAGAACCACAAGGCGACATTCAATACGTGTATCTTTTTTCTGTTATTGCAGTTTTCATTCTCATTATTGCCTGTATAAACTTTATGAACCTGGCCACGGCACGTTCGGCAGGCCGTGCTAAGGAAGTCGGCTTGCGCAAAACATTAGGTTCGCTTAGCCGGCACCTGGTTGCACAATTTCTTGCCGAGTCCTTTGTGTTTAGCTGTTTAGCCGCTGTGTTGGCTCTAGGGATTGTTTATACCATGCTTCCCTTCTTTAATACATTGGCTGGAAAAGAATTGGTCTTTGAAAGTTTACTGAGCAGCAATTTGTTGATCCTGCTACTGGGTATTGTTGTATTGGTGGGCCTGATGGCAGGTAGTTACCCGGCATTTTATCTTACCTCGTTTAAGGTTACCGAAGTGTTGAAAGGTAAGGTGCGTGAAGGAATGAAGGGCGGTGCTGTGCGAAGCGGATTAGTGGTATTTCAGTTCGCTGTTTCTATTTTTCTGATCATTGCCACGGCCGTGATCTTTCAACAAATGCAATATGTTCAAAACAAGAACCTGGGCCTTAACCGCGATAATGTTTTGGTATTAACCAATACACAAAACCTACGTTCAGTTGCGGAGCCACTTAAACAAGCTATACTTGCCCAGAGTGGTGTTGTTGCGGCCAGTTATACCAACTCGGTTCCGGCTTTGAATACTGAAGGTGCAAGCCCATTCCGCATTGAAGGATCAGAAGAGGATCACCTGGTGGTGCGTTATTTTGCTGATTATGATCAACTGGAAACCATGGGTTATACGTTGAAGGAGGGTCGTTTTTTCTCACGCGATTTTCCTGCTGACAGCACGGCCATTGTTATTAATGAAGCATTGATGAACGAATTGAGCTGGAAGGAAGCTGTTGGTAAAGAGCTGTTTGGATTTAATGGCGGTGGCAGGATTCCTTATAAGATTGTTGGTGTGGTAAACGACTTTCATTTTGAATCGTTGCGAAACAATGTTCGACCAACCGCCATGTTTTTAAATACCGATGCGGCCAGTTTTCTTACCATTCGGTTTGTGAACAACCCACGCGAAACCGTTTCAACTATCGAAAATTTATGGAGACAGTATGCCGGTAATGAACCATTTGAATATTCCTTTCTCGATCAGGATTTTGATGCCTTATTTCGAAGCGAACAGCGGCTGGGTAATTTGTTTACCACATTTACCGTGCTGGCTATTTTCATTGCCTCTTTGGGCTTGATTGGGTTAGCGGCTTTCACCGCAGAAAAGCGTACCAAGGAATTGGGTATTCGCAAAGTATTGGGTGCATCGGAAATAAGCCTGGTAAACCTGCTGTCGAAAGAATTCACCAAGCTTGTTGTAATAGCGTTGGTGCTCTCCATCTTTCCGGCCTGGTATTTCACCTCGCAGTGGTTACAGGGTTTTGCCTTTCGTATTTCGTTAAGTATTTGGGTGTTTGTTGGTGCCGGTGCTGTTGCGCTGGTAGTGGCCTTGTTGTGTGTGGTGTTTCAGGCCTTGCGCACTGCACGCATCAACCCGGCCAAGTCGCTGCGTTATGAATAA
- the dcm gene encoding DNA (cytosine-5-)-methyltransferase yields the protein MKEYYSLSEVADMLGKSKETLRRWDNNGKLTAVREPMSNYRVYRREQLKIFDELGFLFNTPKATSNAVKADHDYSVLELFAGAGGLAIGLEKAGLTCVALNEIDHWAAETLRQNRPQWNVIEADIRDLSFKHLKGKVDVVTGGFPCQAFSYAGKKLGFKDARGTLFYEFARVVNEVKPILCVGENVRGLLNHDRGRTLQGMKSILDEIGYRPLDEKILKAIFYKVPQKRERLILIGIRKDVKLTFDFPKPHNKIYSLKDALKAGELYPTDVPKSAGTAYPKHKKEILAKVPPGGYWRDLPLKLQKQYMQKSFYLGGGKTGMARRMSWDEPSLTLTCSPAQKQTERCHPEETRPFTVREYARIQTFPDNWSFAGSVSQQYKQVGNAVPVNLATELGYSIVNFLNNVYKLRN from the coding sequence ATGAAAGAATATTACTCATTGTCCGAAGTTGCCGATATGTTAGGTAAAAGCAAAGAAACCTTAAGAAGATGGGATAATAACGGCAAACTCACGGCCGTGCGCGAGCCTATGAGCAACTATCGTGTTTACAGGCGCGAACAACTTAAAATATTCGATGAACTTGGTTTTTTGTTCAATACCCCAAAAGCAACAAGCAATGCAGTTAAGGCCGATCATGACTATTCGGTTTTGGAGTTATTTGCTGGTGCCGGAGGCTTGGCCATTGGATTGGAAAAGGCAGGACTTACATGCGTGGCATTAAATGAAATTGATCACTGGGCGGCCGAAACTTTAAGGCAAAACAGGCCGCAATGGAATGTTATCGAAGCTGATATCCGTGACCTTAGTTTCAAGCACCTCAAGGGTAAAGTAGATGTTGTAACCGGAGGGTTTCCATGCCAGGCATTTAGTTATGCCGGTAAAAAACTAGGGTTTAAAGATGCAAGGGGTACGTTATTCTATGAATTTGCACGGGTTGTTAATGAAGTTAAACCGATTCTTTGCGTAGGGGAAAATGTGCGGGGATTGCTTAATCATGACCGGGGCAGAACCCTTCAGGGCATGAAATCTATTCTAGATGAGATCGGTTACAGGCCACTGGATGAAAAGATTTTAAAAGCCATTTTCTACAAAGTACCACAAAAAAGGGAGCGGCTTATATTAATTGGTATTCGAAAAGATGTTAAGCTAACATTCGATTTTCCCAAACCACATAACAAAATATACAGCCTTAAAGACGCCCTTAAGGCCGGGGAACTTTATCCCACGGATGTGCCTAAATCCGCAGGAACGGCATACCCTAAACACAAAAAGGAAATTTTGGCTAAAGTACCACCGGGCGGTTATTGGAGAGACCTTCCATTAAAACTTCAAAAGCAATACATGCAAAAAAGTTTCTACTTGGGTGGAGGAAAAACCGGCATGGCCCGAAGGATGAGCTGGGACGAGCCTAGCCTAACCTTAACATGCAGTCCGGCCCAAAAACAAACCGAGCGTTGCCATCCCGAAGAAACCCGTCCATTTACTGTTCGTGAATATGCCCGAATACAAACTTTTCCTGACAACTGGTCATTCGCAGGATCAGTCTCACAGCAATACAAACAGGTTGGTAATGCAGTGCCTGTAAACCTCGCTACAGAATTAGGTTATTCAATAGTCAACTTTTTAAATAACGTTTATAAGCTTAGGAATTAA
- a CDS encoding Eco47II family restriction endonuclease, with product MPFLSWINDANLKDSVGFLLSKAKEARDNAEGNFGKNVVDPFSALFEIAGFSSDFETWYKSETTRQAQKTLQNHVGDFHQNILGAVNGWENMKKGQVIDLVSFEKKIVAEIKNKYNTISGGKLSDLYSSLDNLVMPKASIYKNFTAYYVAIVPKYPVRYNKPFTPSNKDKGEKCAANEKVREIDGASFYTLATGDPNALENLFDVLPDVIKICSDNKYTITDRDKLKAFFSTAFGQPI from the coding sequence ATGCCATTTCTCAGTTGGATTAACGATGCGAACCTGAAAGATTCCGTTGGCTTTCTTTTAAGCAAAGCAAAAGAGGCTAGAGACAATGCTGAGGGGAATTTTGGGAAGAATGTCGTAGATCCATTTTCTGCCTTGTTTGAAATAGCGGGTTTCTCATCCGATTTTGAAACCTGGTATAAGAGTGAAACGACCAGACAAGCCCAAAAAACTTTGCAAAACCATGTGGGCGATTTTCACCAGAATATACTTGGTGCGGTAAACGGTTGGGAAAATATGAAAAAGGGCCAGGTGATAGACCTTGTTTCATTCGAGAAAAAAATTGTTGCCGAAATCAAAAACAAATACAACACAATTTCAGGAGGCAAGCTTTCCGATTTATACTCATCATTAGATAACTTGGTTATGCCAAAGGCCAGTATCTACAAAAATTTCACAGCCTATTATGTAGCCATTGTGCCAAAATACCCTGTGCGGTACAACAAACCTTTTACGCCATCCAATAAAGATAAAGGCGAGAAATGTGCAGCCAATGAAAAGGTAAGGGAAATAGATGGTGCGAGCTTTTACACTTTGGCTACTGGGGATCCAAACGCCCTGGAAAATCTCTTTGATGTATTGCCAGATGTAATCAAAATTTGCTCCGACAATAAATACACGATAACTGATAGGGATAAGCTAAAGGCATTTTTCAGTACAGCCTTCGGACAGCCCATATAA